CGCATCGCTGAAACCGGTACGCTACGGATCGGCTACAGTCCTGATGCCGCACCGTTCTCCTATTTGTGGGCCGACGGCAAGCCGATCGGCTACTCCATAGATCTGTGCGAACGCATTACCCAGTTGCTGCAGAAGCAGTTGGGTCTGGACAAGCTCGAGATCGCCTATGTGCGCCGCACACCCAGCGACCGGGTAGCGCTGCTGCAGGATGGCCAGATCGATATCGAGTGCGTTGCCAGCACCAATAATGCAGAGCGGCGCAAAAGCGTGGCGTTCAGCTATCCACATTTCGTCACGGCAGTCCGTTTCGTTGCGCTCAGGGAGGGAGGGCCGAGGGTGGTGGCCGATCTCAAGGGGCGTACCGTGGCGTCAACCTCGGGGACGACCGTGATTGGTGAGCTCAATGCCACCAGCCGGGAGCAGGGTCTCAACATTGCGGTCATGCCGACGCCGGATCACGAGGCCGGATTTGCCCTGATGGCGACCGGTCGGGTCTCGGCCTTTGTCATGGATGGCATCCTGCTGTCCAACCTGGTGGCGAATGCAGAAAAGCCGGAGCTCTATCAATTGTCGCTGGACACGGTGGGCGCTGCAGAGCCCTACGGGCTGATGATGCGACGCGACGACCCCGACTTCGAGGATGCGGTCAACGCGGCCCTGGTGGAGATATTCACCACAGGGGAAATCGGGCCCCTTTACGACAAGTGGTTCACCATGCCGATAGAGCCGCATGGGATCAATCTGCAATTGCCGATGTCGGAAGAACTGGCTGCCGCCTTTGAAAATCCGGCCAAGGCAATTGATTAGCCGCGCATGAAGACGCCGGCCTGACGGTGCATCACCCAGGGTGGGGCAGTTACTTGCCGCCCGTTGCTTTGCATTTGCGGCTAATTGCCCGAGCCCTGCGGCGGTCGATCTCGGTCCAGAGTTACCCGCTGTTAAGGCAAAGCCCTGATAGTGATGTCAACGGGGTGCCAGGATGCGTCAAGAATCTGGTCCGGCACTCCCTCGGTTTGACGCCCAATCTATGCGGCTGTCGACGAGTCAAAGGTGAGAGTTTAGTGACATGCGGCTGATTGTCGGCATTCTGATCGTTTTTGCCTGTGTCTTTGGCGGCTATGCGGCCATGGGCGGGCACTTGGAAGTGCTCTGGCAGCCGTGGGAATACGTGATCATTCTCGGCGCCGCCATCGGGGCATTCGTGATCGGCAATACCGGACCCATCATCAAGGGCACAATGGGTGCCATGGGAACGCTGGTGAAAGGGCCCAAATACAACAAGGCCGCCTATGTCGAACTGCTGGCGATGCAGTTCAGTCTCTACAAGTTGGTACAGTCAAAGGGCATCCTAGCCCTTGAGCCGCATATTGAAAATCCTCATGAATCGACGCTGTTTGCGCGGTTTCCAACTTTCGCCAAAAATCACCACGCCGTGGAGTTCGTCTGTGATTACTTGCGCATGGTCACCTTGGGTTCCAACAATGTCCATGAGATGGAAGCCTTGATGGACGAGGAACTGGAGACCCACCATCAGGAACAGCATCGACTGGTCAGTGCGGTGCAGTCGCTCGCTGACGGTACGCCAGCTCTGGGTATCGTGGCCGCCGTGCTCGGCGTGATCAAGACGATGGGCGCGATTGCCGAGCCACCTGAAGTGCTCGGCCACATGATCGGCGGCGCGCTGGTGGGGACGTTCTTCGGCGTTTTCGTGGCCTATGGCTTTTTCGGACCCATGGCGCAGTCGCTGGGCAATATGTACCAGGCCGAGTCCAAGTACTTCATGTCGTTGAAGGCAGGTCTGCTGGCCCATATTTCGGGTCAGGTTCCCGTCATGGCTGTTGAGTTTGCCCGCAAAGCGCTGCTGTCGGAAGACCGCCCATCGTTCAACGAGATCGACGAAATTATTTCCAACATGCCTGCGACCACCTGAGCCTGAAAGAGTACTGAAGCATGGCCGGGTACGATCAGCCGATTATCATCAAGAAGGTCAAAAAGGCTGCCCATGGACATCATGGCGGCGCCTGGAAAATTGCCTATGCCGACTTCGTGACGGCTATGATGGCATTCTTCCTGCTGATGTGGCTGATCAGCATGACCACGCCCGAGCAGAAAGAGGGCCTAGCCGACTATTTTGCGCCCTCCAATGTCTCGCTGTCGACCAGTGGATCGGGCGGCATGATGGGCGGGCAAGCGCTCGATGTCACTGGCGCCAAGATGGCGGGCTCTGCCGTCGAGGGCAAGCGCGACATCACCATGACGCCGGAAAGCCAGAGCCACGGCGCGCCCAATTCCGAGGCCGGTGGACGTGACGGGGTCAAGGGCGAAGAGGCGGCCCAAGACGGTACAGCCAACGCCGAGTTGAAGGCCGCCAAGGATCGCGAATTCCACAGTGCGGCCGCCAGTATTCGGCAGGCGTGGCAGGAACTCCCCGACATTACCAGCATACAGGACAACCTGTTGCTCGAGGTCACCGAAGAGGGGCTCGACATCCAGATCGTCGACCAGACAGGGCGTGCCATGTTCCCTGAGGGATCTAAGTATCCGACCGAGGATGCCCGGCAGGCCATCGCCGCACTGGGCCCGATCCTGCAGAAGCTGTCCAACCAGATCACCATATCGGGTCACACGGCGGCTGGCGGCGCCTATAGCAATCCGCGCTACGGTTCGTGGGAGCTGTCAAGCGACCGGGCCAATGTGGTGCGTGCGCTGCTGGGCGAGTTCGGGCTGTCGGATGACCGGATCAGTTCGGTGATCGGCCGGTCGACTGCCGATCCGTTCTTCCCCAACGACCCCTACCAGGCCGCCAATGAGCGCATCAAGATCACCGTGCTCAATGAAGCACCGCCGGTGCCGGCGGATCTGGGGCTCTAGCGCCTACTGTTCCGGCTCGGTGGTGAAAAGCAGCGGATAGCCCTCGCTCCGGGCCATTTCGGTGGCGCGGGTGGCTTTTTCCTCGGCGATTTCCCTGGTGAACACTGCCACGACGCAGGATCCCTTGGTATGGGCGGTCAGCATGATGACGGAGGCCTGGGCTTCGGGCACGCGGAACTCGGCCTTGAGCAGGCGCACCACAAAGGCGCGCGGGGTGAAATCATCATTGACCAGGATGACCTTGTGCAGCGGCGGGCGCGCGGTCTTGATGGTTGTCTGCGGACGGGTCTTGGTGCCAGTGTCGGCCATGGGGCGTCTCCTGTGCTGCGCAGTGTTTAGCGGCAGATGTGGAACACCCCGATGATATGGGGCGTTAGGCCCACAGCGTCAAATGGAGAATCACCATGCTCAAGCTCCTCATCCTGCTGGTCATCATTGCCGTGGTTTCCGGTGCCCTGGGCTTTTCCGGACTGGCCGCCGGCGCGGCATTCCTGGCCAAGATCGTCTTTGCCATCATGCTGATCGGCATCGCCATCCTGGTGGGCATGGTGCTGCTGGGCATTGCCGCCTTCAGCTGACCCGAGACCGCTAGAGGGCCAGCTTGAAGCCTTCGTGGCTATTGCTGAACCCGAGCCGGGCATAGAATCGGTGGGCATCCTTGCGGATCTTGTTGGAGGTCAGCTGGATATAGGTGCAACCGGCCTCACGACAGCGCTCAATGGCCCATTGCACCATGGCGGCACCATGGCCCGTGCCGCGCTGGTCGCTACGGATGTGGACATTTTCCAGCATGCCGCGCTTCAGGCCGAAGTTGACCAGGCCCGGGATGAAGCTGATCTGCAGGGTGCCGATGATCTCACCGGCACGTTGGGCCACGATCAGGCGCTGGTTGGGATCGGCCACAATCGTGTCAAGCGCGGCCAGGTAGCGGGGATCGTCCAGCGTTTGAGGGTCGAGCGGCGGCGTGTCCGGGCCGCGCGCGTCGCCGGCGTGGCAGAGACGGAGAATCGTCGCAATATCGTCTGGTCTGGCGTCGCGGAAAGTCAGCTGGGTCATATCGGGTCCGATGCGTAGCTTCAGGGCGCCTTGGGGCGGATCAGCAAGGCGAATCCCAGCACCAAAACTGCGATGAAAGCGGGTGCGAGGGCAAGCCAGGAGCCGACGGCCAGCAGGGCGCCCGTGCCGGCCCACATGATCGAGGAGAAGGCCTCGCTCAAGGTTGCGGCGCGGGAAGCGACCTGACGGCGACGGAACATGGACCGCTTGGCGACGACACGAAACCAGAGCTGGATGGCTGTCGCCGAACCGGCCGACAGGGCGGCGCAGAAGGCGGTGACCATGGCCATGGAGGGCGAGGCGATGGCCAGAAGCAACAATAGCGGCGCCAGCACTACGGCGATAACGGCCAGCACAGCCTCCACCTTGGCGACCAGCACGGTGCGGGCGGTTAATGGCGCGGTGGCGACCAGATCATGGGCGTCCTCGCCGGATATTGCCAGCCATGCCAGGCCCCCTGCCAGTTGGCCCGACGCCATCACCAGCACCGGCACCACGACGATGTAGGCACCGGCATTATTGCCGAAGTTCATCCATAGCAGCAGAGCAGGCGGGACCAGGTAAAGCAGCTGCATCAGGGTCTGCGACATGAGCCAGGGATCGCGCTGCAGCAGGCGCCATTCCTTGGACCGGAGCACCTGACGTTGCGAGGCGGGCCGGAAACTGCGGGTTGGCGCCCGGCGCTGGCTGCGCACGTGGCTGAGCCCGGATGCGGAAATGGCATGGTGCCCATAACTGGAGGCGGTGAGCAGGATCATGCCGAGCAAGGCGCCGAAGCCGATCGTCATCAGTAGGGCAAGAGCAGAGGCGTCGCCAAGTAGCGCCCGGGCCGGCAGCCAGACGGGACTGTCGAGGGAGGGCGCGGCGGCAACGATTTCGGCTGACTGAAACAGGGCGAAGCGGGACATGTTGCCGAAGTGCAGGATGGCTGCGGCCTGGATGCCGATGACAAAGCCGGCGCCGATAATGGCGGCGACGATCTGGGCAATGAGGCGGGTACGTTTGGGGCCGACGAAATTGAAGAGGCCAATGGTGAGCGCGAGGGCCAGGGCGGTGGCGAGCGCGCCAAGCGCCAGGACAAGGCCATAGGCGCTGAGCCAGTGGGGTCCGTCGAGCACGGCCAGGATGTTGATCAACGGACTGACGAGCACGGCGGAGAGAGCGGCGGTGGCCAGGGCGACCGAGGCAGTGCGGATGGCAAAGAGCCGCCGTGACGAGGCCGGAGACGACAGGATCAGGTCAAGGTCCGAGCGGGCATAGTAGACGCGGGTGATCGATTCCAGGGCCTGGGAGAGCATGACCGTCCAGAACAGCAGGCCGCTGCCGGTGAGCATGACGAGGGTGGCCTTGTCGGCAAAGACGCCGGCTTTGATCCAGGGGGCGACGAGGCCGAAGGCCAGCAGATGCAGCAGGGCGACGACGATGGCGAGAAAGACCGCCAGGCCAATGCCGCGGGACCGACGCCCGCCCGTCAGTATGGCCAGGGTTTCACGCCAGGCCAGGGTCAGCTCGTGGCGGGCAAACCAGGCCAGCGATGCAGGAGCCGGTGTCATGCTGCGGTGACGCCTTCTGTCGTCGCGCCCTGGGCAACGATATCGAGGAAGATATCTTCCAGACTGGATTGCCGGCCCATGCGCTCGCGCAGCTCGGCCAGGGTGCCCTCGGCAACCAGACGCCCATCGGCAATGACGCCGATGCGTTCGGCCATGCGTTCGGCGACCTCGAGGATATGGGTCGTCATGATCACCGTGACGCCGGACCGGACCTTGTCGAGCAGGACATCCTTGACCTGCCGGGCCGAACCGGCGTCGAGCCCGGTAAGCGGTTCGTCCAGGATGATCAGCTTGGGGTCGTGCACCAGAGCACCGGCCAGGGCGACCTTTTGCAGCATGCCCTTGGAGAAGGCGCCGCAGAGTTCGTTGGCATGGGGGCGCAGGCCCAGCCAGTCGATCAGCGTGTCGGCCTTTGCCTGGGCGGTGGCGGCGTCGATCTGCCAGAGACCGGCGACGAATTGCAGATATTCCAGCGGCGTCAGCCGGTTATAGACCATGGGCTCGTCGGAGACCCAGGCGGTAATGGCCTTGGCGGCGACGGGGTTGCGGCGGGCGTCGATGCCAAAGATTGAGATGTCGCCCGCATCAGGCTGCAGGAGGCCGGCGACCATGCGCAGGATGGTAGTCTTGCCGGCGCCATTGGGACCGAGCAGGGCGTAGAATTCGCCGGCGCGGACGGTGAGGTCCAGAGCGTTGACCACCGGGCGGTCGAAGCGCTTGCTCAGGCCGGTGATCGAGAGGGCTGGATGGCTCATGAAGACGCTCCGGCGTAAAGGCCAGCGGAGTCTATCTGGCGGCCCTTTCCCGCCGATGAATCGGCAGCGTTAAGATTTGCCGCTTTCAGGCGTAGCGATCCAGCAGGGGGCGAGTGGGCGGTGCGGCAGCGGCCCGCGCAACAGCCTGGGGCGCGGCGAGGCTCC
This sequence is a window from Devosia beringensis. Protein-coding genes within it:
- the clpS gene encoding ATP-dependent Clp protease adapter ClpS: MADTGTKTRPQTTIKTARPPLHKVILVNDDFTPRAFVVRLLKAEFRVPEAQASVIMLTAHTKGSCVVAVFTREIAEEKATRATEMARSEGYPLLFTTEPEQ
- a CDS encoding ABC transporter ATP-binding protein, encoding MSHPALSITGLSKRFDRPVVNALDLTVRAGEFYALLGPNGAGKTTILRMVAGLLQPDAGDISIFGIDARRNPVAAKAITAWVSDEPMVYNRLTPLEYLQFVAGLWQIDAATAQAKADTLIDWLGLRPHANELCGAFSKGMLQKVALAGALVHDPKLIILDEPLTGLDAGSARQVKDVLLDKVRSGVTVIMTTHILEVAERMAERIGVIADGRLVAEGTLAELRERMGRQSSLEDIFLDIVAQGATTEGVTAA
- a CDS encoding DUF1328 family protein; the protein is MLKLLILLVIIAVVSGALGFSGLAAGAAFLAKIVFAIMLIGIAILVGMVLLGIAAFS
- a CDS encoding flagellar motor protein MotB, with translation MAGYDQPIIIKKVKKAAHGHHGGAWKIAYADFVTAMMAFFLLMWLISMTTPEQKEGLADYFAPSNVSLSTSGSGGMMGGQALDVTGAKMAGSAVEGKRDITMTPESQSHGAPNSEAGGRDGVKGEEAAQDGTANAELKAAKDREFHSAAASIRQAWQELPDITSIQDNLLLEVTEEGLDIQIVDQTGRAMFPEGSKYPTEDARQAIAALGPILQKLSNQITISGHTAAGGAYSNPRYGSWELSSDRANVVRALLGEFGLSDDRISSVIGRSTADPFFPNDPYQAANERIKITVLNEAPPVPADLGL
- a CDS encoding amino acid ABC transporter substrate-binding protein — protein: MTLSWIKTVLVAGLLLTSAVSARAQAPESTLARIAETGTLRIGYSPDAAPFSYLWADGKPIGYSIDLCERITQLLQKQLGLDKLEIAYVRRTPSDRVALLQDGQIDIECVASTNNAERRKSVAFSYPHFVTAVRFVALREGGPRVVADLKGRTVASTSGTTVIGELNATSREQGLNIAVMPTPDHEAGFALMATGRVSAFVMDGILLSNLVANAEKPELYQLSLDTVGAAEPYGLMMRRDDPDFEDAVNAALVEIFTTGEIGPLYDKWFTMPIEPHGINLQLPMSEELAAAFENPAKAID
- the motA gene encoding flagellar motor stator protein MotA yields the protein MRLIVGILIVFACVFGGYAAMGGHLEVLWQPWEYVIILGAAIGAFVIGNTGPIIKGTMGAMGTLVKGPKYNKAAYVELLAMQFSLYKLVQSKGILALEPHIENPHESTLFARFPTFAKNHHAVEFVCDYLRMVTLGSNNVHEMEALMDEELETHHQEQHRLVSAVQSLADGTPALGIVAAVLGVIKTMGAIAEPPEVLGHMIGGALVGTFFGVFVAYGFFGPMAQSLGNMYQAESKYFMSLKAGLLAHISGQVPVMAVEFARKALLSEDRPSFNEIDEIISNMPATT
- a CDS encoding permease, with the protein product MTPAPASLAWFARHELTLAWRETLAILTGGRRSRGIGLAVFLAIVVALLHLLAFGLVAPWIKAGVFADKATLVMLTGSGLLFWTVMLSQALESITRVYYARSDLDLILSSPASSRRLFAIRTASVALATAALSAVLVSPLINILAVLDGPHWLSAYGLVLALGALATALALALTIGLFNFVGPKRTRLIAQIVAAIIGAGFVIGIQAAAILHFGNMSRFALFQSAEIVAAAPSLDSPVWLPARALLGDASALALLMTIGFGALLGMILLTASSYGHHAISASGLSHVRSQRRAPTRSFRPASQRQVLRSKEWRLLQRDPWLMSQTLMQLLYLVPPALLLWMNFGNNAGAYIVVVPVLVMASGQLAGGLAWLAISGEDAHDLVATAPLTARTVLVAKVEAVLAVIAVVLAPLLLLLAIASPSMAMVTAFCAALSAGSATAIQLWFRVVAKRSMFRRRQVASRAATLSEAFSSIMWAGTGALLAVGSWLALAPAFIAVLVLGFALLIRPKAP
- a CDS encoding GNAT family N-acetyltransferase, with the translated sequence MTQLTFRDARPDDIATILRLCHAGDARGPDTPPLDPQTLDDPRYLAALDTIVADPNQRLIVAQRAGEIIGTLQISFIPGLVNFGLKRGMLENVHIRSDQRGTGHGAAMVQWAIERCREAGCTYIQLTSNKIRKDAHRFYARLGFSNSHEGFKLAL